A portion of the Chondrinema litorale genome contains these proteins:
- a CDS encoding lipopolysaccharide biosynthesis protein — translation MIRKLASETAIYGGTTILVRLISYALTPLHVTIFAPESFGIISEFYTYAVAANVLYTYGMETAFFRLASKKSADKAYCFNTAFSSVLLTSILFSSILYLLSKEIAVILGYPDGVIFVKWLAILFAVDAIVALPFARLRLLQKPIRFASIKILNAILILLLNAFFLYFCRDVYEGKYFVGLQPLVNTFYNPELGLGYAFLANLIANMMMIPLQYDAFLQFKFRLRLKDLKPFYKYGLPIMFAGFAFAINETSDRILLKYWLPKGFYDGEPNQWAVGVYSACYKLSVFITMSIQAFKYAAEPFFFAQAEDKNAPKTYASILDYFIIFCCVVIVLVVANLHILSMILVPNKEYWVGLGIVPILLFANLFQGVYYNLAVWYKVTDRTQYGAYMSAIGAVITVTANFFLIPIIGYMGSAWATLLCYFSICVMSYLWGMKFYPINYNLSSSLKSLFLTVIVILGIIQVNESGIFMELIYKNLLALSFLALLFFIHKSKFSFILKKI, via the coding sequence ATGATCCGCAAACTAGCATCTGAAACTGCTATTTATGGTGGTACAACCATATTAGTTAGATTAATCAGTTATGCACTTACTCCACTACATGTAACAATATTTGCACCTGAGAGCTTTGGAATTATTTCGGAATTCTATACATACGCGGTAGCAGCTAATGTGCTTTATACCTATGGTATGGAAACTGCTTTTTTTAGGCTGGCTTCTAAAAAAAGTGCTGACAAAGCTTATTGTTTTAATACGGCTTTTTCTTCTGTATTACTTACTAGTATTCTATTCTCCAGTATTCTTTATTTATTATCTAAAGAGATTGCTGTAATATTAGGTTATCCAGATGGTGTTATTTTTGTAAAATGGTTAGCCATTTTATTTGCAGTTGACGCCATTGTTGCTCTTCCATTTGCTCGATTGAGGTTGTTACAAAAGCCAATAAGATTTGCTTCAATTAAGATTTTAAACGCAATTTTAATACTATTACTCAACGCGTTTTTTCTTTATTTCTGTAGGGATGTTTATGAAGGGAAGTACTTTGTTGGACTACAACCATTAGTAAATACTTTTTATAATCCAGAATTAGGTTTAGGTTATGCATTTTTAGCTAACTTAATTGCTAATATGATGATGATTCCTTTGCAATATGATGCTTTTCTTCAATTTAAATTTCGGCTTAGGCTTAAAGATTTAAAGCCATTTTACAAATATGGCTTACCCATTATGTTTGCTGGATTTGCTTTTGCAATTAATGAAACTTCAGACAGAATCTTATTAAAATATTGGTTACCCAAAGGTTTTTATGATGGTGAACCTAACCAATGGGCGGTAGGGGTATATTCAGCTTGTTATAAGCTGTCTGTATTTATCACGATGTCTATCCAAGCATTTAAATATGCTGCAGAACCATTCTTTTTTGCGCAAGCAGAAGATAAAAATGCTCCCAAAACTTATGCAAGCATATTAGATTACTTCATTATCTTTTGCTGTGTAGTAATCGTATTAGTCGTTGCTAATCTTCATATTCTTAGTATGATATTAGTGCCAAATAAAGAATATTGGGTAGGTTTGGGCATTGTACCAATTTTGTTATTTGCTAACCTTTTCCAAGGGGTATATTATAACCTAGCAGTTTGGTATAAAGTGACAGACAGAACGCAATACGGAGCTTATATGTCTGCGATTGGAGCTGTAATTACTGTTACGGCAAATTTTTTCCTTATTCCTATAATAGGCTATATGGGAAGTGCTTGGGCTACTTTACTTTGCTATTTTAGTATTTGTGTAATGAGTTATTTGTGGGGAATGAAATTTTATCCTATAAATTACAATTTGTCATCTTCACTAAAAAGCCTATTTTTAACTGTAATAGTAATTTTAGGTATAATTCAGGTAAATGAGTCAGGAATTTTTATGGAATTGATATATAAAAACCTACTGGCTTTATCATTTTTAGCATTGCTATTTTTTATTCATAAAAGCAAATTCTCTTTTATTCTTAAAAAAATATAG
- a CDS encoding enoyl-CoA hydratase/isomerase family protein, producing the protein MSFETLKLDLSGGILTITINREDKLNALSQQTIKDLDEAFQKVYDETEIKGVILTGAGEKAFVAGADISEFKELNYMNGRKFAEDGQEVFAKIENCPKPVIAAIKGFALGGGCELAMACHIRVAGSEAKFGQPEVNLGIIPGYGGTQRLPMLVGKAKAMEIILTGEMITAENALKIGLVNHVVPKEEVVIKAEEILNKILNKAGLAVSQAIECINAFYKDGDGYQTEANAFGNCCKTEDFNEGVSAFIDKRKPSFKGK; encoded by the coding sequence ATGAGTTTCGAAACTTTAAAGTTAGATCTTAGCGGTGGTATTTTAACCATAACCATTAATCGTGAAGATAAATTAAATGCTTTAAGCCAGCAGACTATTAAAGATCTCGATGAAGCTTTTCAGAAAGTATACGACGAGACAGAAATTAAAGGGGTAATTTTAACAGGAGCTGGTGAAAAAGCTTTTGTTGCCGGGGCTGATATTTCGGAGTTTAAAGAACTCAATTACATGAATGGCAGAAAGTTCGCAGAAGACGGACAAGAAGTATTTGCTAAAATAGAAAATTGCCCCAAACCAGTAATTGCCGCTATAAAAGGATTCGCTTTAGGTGGAGGTTGTGAGTTAGCAATGGCTTGCCACATAAGAGTAGCAGGTTCCGAAGCTAAATTTGGCCAACCAGAGGTAAATTTAGGTATTATACCAGGCTATGGAGGCACGCAAAGACTTCCAATGCTGGTTGGTAAAGCCAAAGCCATGGAAATTATATTAACTGGCGAAATGATTACTGCTGAAAATGCACTTAAGATTGGTTTGGTTAACCATGTTGTTCCAAAAGAAGAAGTGGTTATTAAAGCAGAAGAAATACTAAATAAAATTCTTAATAAAGCCGGATTAGCTGTTTCTCAGGCAATTGAATGTATCAATGCATTTTATAAAGATGGTGATGGCTATCAAACTGAAGCAAATGCATTTGGCAATTGCTGTAAAACCGAAGATTTTAATGAAGGTGTTTCTGCATTTATAGATAAAAGAAAACCATCTTTTAAAGGGAAATAA
- a CDS encoding bifunctional 3-deoxy-7-phosphoheptulonate synthase/chorismate mutase type II, giving the protein MMEDIQSIKSWDVIRDVPFAIAGPCSAETEEQLYTTCKGIKEHDITMLRAGIWKPRTRPGSFEGVGEVGLQWMEKVKTELNMPAAVEVANAKHVELALKYNMDVLWIGARSTVNPFTVQEIADALQGVDIPIIIKNPINPDLALWKGAIERIYMAGIRQIAALHRGFSSFEKTKYRNVPMWQIAIALKSDMPNLPLLCDPSHIGGTRDLILPISQKAIDLNYDGLMIETHCDPDNAWSDAKQQVTPERLGEILDAIKIRKTTSENQEFNSILETMRSQIDHVDREILENMAARKVLVDKLGEYKKDNNVTVFQSDRWLQVFKTRADWGSQLNLDKDFVGKLFKLIHDESIRLQSKVMNDKKEKVSK; this is encoded by the coding sequence ATGATGGAAGATATTCAGTCTATCAAAAGTTGGGATGTAATTAGGGATGTTCCATTCGCCATTGCCGGACCTTGCAGTGCAGAAACCGAAGAACAATTATATACCACATGCAAAGGAATTAAAGAGCACGATATCACTATGTTACGTGCTGGTATATGGAAGCCAAGAACAAGACCTGGTTCATTTGAGGGTGTTGGAGAAGTTGGTTTACAATGGATGGAAAAAGTAAAAACAGAGCTTAATATGCCTGCTGCTGTTGAAGTAGCAAATGCAAAGCATGTTGAACTTGCACTTAAATACAATATGGATGTATTGTGGATTGGTGCTAGAAGTACTGTAAACCCATTTACTGTTCAAGAGATTGCTGATGCATTACAAGGAGTTGATATTCCTATAATCATCAAAAACCCTATTAACCCAGACCTTGCGCTTTGGAAAGGTGCCATCGAAAGAATTTACATGGCAGGTATCAGACAAATTGCAGCTTTACACAGAGGTTTTTCTTCTTTTGAAAAAACAAAATATCGTAACGTACCTATGTGGCAAATTGCAATTGCTTTAAAAAGCGATATGCCTAATTTACCTTTATTGTGCGACCCAAGCCATATTGGTGGTACAAGAGACCTTATTTTGCCTATCTCTCAGAAAGCTATCGATTTAAATTACGATGGTTTAATGATAGAAACTCACTGTGATCCTGACAACGCATGGAGTGACGCAAAACAACAAGTAACTCCTGAAAGGCTAGGAGAAATTCTTGATGCTATCAAAATCAGAAAAACTACTTCTGAAAATCAGGAATTTAACAGTATACTTGAAACAATGCGTAGCCAAATTGACCACGTTGATAGAGAAATTCTTGAAAACATGGCTGCAAGAAAAGTTCTTGTTGACAAACTGGGTGAGTACAAAAAAGATAACAATGTTACTGTTTTTCAGTCTGACAGATGGTTGCAAGTATTTAAAACACGTGCAGACTGGGGTTCTCAACTTAACCTTGACAAAGACTTTGTAGGCAAATTGTTCAAATTAATACACGATGAGTCTATCAGACTTCAGAGCAAGGTAATGAACGATAAAAAAGAAAAAGTTTCTAAATAA
- the aroB gene encoding 3-dehydroquinate synthase — MKAVEVAPNVLVYKSLDHSVFDFLKNYSKVCLLADENTKKHCYPLIKDYLPANHTVFQIESGEENKNLKTCELIWQFLTDQSVDRKSILINLGGGVIGDMGGFCAATFKRGIDFVQMPTTLLSQVDASVGGKLGIDFKGFKNHIGVFKMPRKVIVYPNFLKTLSDRELVSGYAEVVKHALIKDKDHWKQLKKIEDLNQIEWDVVIPHSIEIKADVVEEDPFEYGVRKILNFGHTIGHAIESHFLETSNHKLLHGEAIAVGMICESYLSLKKDLIDENVLNNINSHFNSIFPIVSFTDEDIEQILPLVIQDKKNSHGKINLSILKGAGTAIYDQEFSLEEIKESINYYRENIPALNKN; from the coding sequence ATGAAAGCTGTTGAAGTTGCTCCTAATGTCTTGGTTTACAAATCATTAGATCATTCAGTTTTTGATTTTCTAAAAAATTACAGCAAGGTATGCTTGCTGGCCGATGAAAACACAAAGAAACATTGTTACCCATTAATTAAAGACTATTTACCGGCTAACCACACTGTTTTTCAGATTGAATCAGGAGAAGAAAACAAAAATCTTAAAACCTGTGAGTTGATATGGCAATTTCTAACCGACCAAAGTGTCGATAGAAAATCTATATTAATAAATCTTGGTGGTGGTGTAATTGGAGATATGGGAGGTTTTTGTGCTGCAACCTTTAAAAGAGGTATCGACTTTGTACAAATGCCCACTACCCTACTATCTCAAGTTGATGCCAGTGTTGGTGGTAAATTAGGAATTGATTTCAAGGGTTTTAAAAATCACATTGGCGTTTTTAAAATGCCCCGTAAAGTGATCGTTTATCCTAATTTTTTAAAAACACTCTCAGATAGAGAACTGGTATCTGGCTATGCTGAAGTAGTTAAACATGCTTTAATTAAAGATAAAGATCACTGGAAGCAGTTAAAGAAAATTGAAGATCTAAATCAGATTGAATGGGATGTAGTAATTCCTCATTCTATTGAAATTAAAGCAGATGTTGTTGAAGAAGATCCATTTGAATACGGAGTTAGAAAAATATTGAACTTCGGTCATACAATTGGACATGCTATTGAAAGCCATTTTTTAGAAACAAGTAATCATAAACTGTTGCATGGAGAAGCCATTGCAGTAGGCATGATATGCGAAAGTTATCTCTCCTTAAAAAAGGATTTGATAGATGAAAATGTTCTTAATAACATCAATAGTCATTTTAATTCAATATTCCCTATAGTAAGTTTTACAGATGAAGATATTGAACAAATTTTACCATTAGTAATTCAAGATAAGAAAAACTCGCATGGTAAAATAAATCTCAGTATTCTTAAAGGTGCAGGTACTGCAATTTACGATCAGGAATTCTCCCTAGAAGAAATAAAAGAAAGCATAAATTATTACAGAGAAAACATTCCTGCTTTGAACAAAAATTGA
- a CDS encoding leucine-rich repeat domain-containing protein, with product MKAIATTKNLFIKLILSFTILSNFTIQLHATEINKTKDKAPFDLEWWKGLDNEWKKIFYTTLDLSDTADITPHLEEISKLTSLNCMKSRITTLEPLLKLDSLTKLNLMGSSIEDISALAQLKNLEKVNCTYSKVPKENLEEFRKANPTVTVYPVLYKDWWDTLDEPWKNVFRVSARIKDEPSLIDLNRIYDMGRLICTGNGINEFELTHITPLKDLKNLRILYITNSNVESLEPIKELTSLKVLHCASSKITSLEPIKNLTELEELDCSYTFIESLEPISQMSEMKRLTLYETKIKSLEPIKGFNQLLELYISDTQIDDISVVKNFTELKRLHCGNTKISSLEALKNHNELIELKAYGTEINDLSPISSSKMMNTLSVSSTKINSLKDIVELDRIKDLNIASTEISDINGIANMKLLEAIDLSDTKVADLSPIQEKFRLKSIWFAYTQVASLKEFEKLRKLEYIDCTDTKVDKQDIEEFRKRNPNCEIN from the coding sequence ATGAAAGCTATTGCCACTACTAAAAATCTATTTATCAAATTAATTTTATCTTTTACGATTCTCAGCAATTTTACTATTCAACTACATGCAACTGAAATTAATAAAACTAAAGACAAAGCTCCCTTTGATTTAGAGTGGTGGAAAGGACTCGATAACGAGTGGAAAAAAATATTTTACACAACACTAGATTTAAGTGATACAGCAGATATCACTCCCCATCTCGAAGAGATTTCAAAGTTAACTTCTTTGAACTGCATGAAAAGCAGAATAACTACTCTTGAGCCACTTTTAAAACTCGATAGTTTAACAAAGCTCAACCTAATGGGTAGTTCAATTGAAGATATAAGTGCTTTGGCTCAACTTAAAAATCTAGAAAAAGTAAATTGCACTTACTCAAAAGTTCCAAAAGAAAATTTAGAAGAGTTTAGAAAAGCGAATCCGACTGTAACAGTTTATCCAGTTTTATATAAAGATTGGTGGGATACACTTGACGAGCCTTGGAAAAATGTATTTAGAGTTTCTGCTAGAATAAAAGACGAACCTAGTTTAATAGATTTAAACAGAATCTATGATATGGGCAGATTAATATGTACAGGTAATGGCATAAATGAATTTGAATTGACCCATATTACACCTCTAAAAGACCTCAAAAATCTTAGAATTTTATATATCACTAATTCTAATGTAGAGAGTTTAGAGCCGATTAAAGAGCTTACTAGTTTAAAAGTATTACATTGTGCTAGTTCTAAAATTACCAGCTTAGAACCCATTAAAAACCTCACAGAGCTAGAAGAGCTCGATTGCTCATACACTTTTATTGAAAGTTTAGAGCCAATTAGCCAGATGAGCGAAATGAAAAGGCTTACTCTATACGAAACAAAGATAAAATCGCTAGAGCCAATTAAAGGTTTTAATCAACTTTTAGAGCTATATATTTCTGATACTCAAATAGATGATATTAGTGTCGTTAAGAACTTTACAGAATTAAAAAGGCTACATTGTGGAAATACCAAGATCAGTTCACTTGAGGCTTTAAAAAATCACAACGAGTTGATTGAATTAAAGGCTTATGGAACAGAAATTAATGATTTATCGCCAATTAGTTCTTCAAAAATGATGAATACATTAAGTGTTTCATCTACAAAAATTAACTCGTTAAAAGATATAGTTGAGCTGGATCGCATTAAAGATTTAAATATTGCTTCAACTGAAATTTCAGATATAAATGGAATTGCCAATATGAAACTTTTAGAAGCAATTGATTTATCTGATACTAAAGTAGCAGACTTAAGCCCCATACAGGAAAAATTTAGACTTAAATCTATTTGGTTTGCTTATACACAAGTTGCTTCTTTAAAAGAGTTTGAAAAGCTAAGAAAGCTTGAATATATAGATTGTACAGATACAAAGGTAGATAAACAAGATATAGAAGAATTTAGGAAAAGAAATCCTAATTGCGAGATCAATTAA
- a CDS encoding PspA/IM30 family protein yields MFGWLKRLFGIASAEANAAMNKLEDPVKMTEQGIRDLKKDLNKSLQSLAEVKAMHIRAKKELEVSTRREAEYENKAILLLKKAETGEISASEADRLASQALERKEQMAQQVVAHKKNVTQYEPMVRKMETNVQQLKDQIVGWENELKTLKARSRVSEATSKLNKQIARIDSSDTLARLERMREKVSEQEALAESYGDIADNMNTSIDDEIDKALGPSAHTNSDALAKLKSKMASANLNEGSSESNPKQDNPSSSNAAPTGGGMSDLDKLKEKLKNTNTED; encoded by the coding sequence ATGTTTGGTTGGTTAAAAAGATTATTTGGAATTGCTTCTGCAGAAGCTAACGCCGCAATGAACAAATTGGAAGATCCGGTTAAAATGACGGAGCAGGGCATAAGAGATTTAAAAAAAGATTTAAATAAGAGCCTTCAAAGCTTAGCCGAAGTGAAGGCAATGCACATTAGAGCAAAAAAAGAATTAGAAGTTTCTACTAGAAGAGAAGCCGAGTATGAAAACAAAGCTATCTTATTATTAAAGAAGGCAGAAACTGGCGAAATATCAGCTTCTGAAGCTGATAGATTAGCATCTCAGGCGCTTGAGCGTAAAGAGCAAATGGCTCAGCAAGTAGTGGCACACAAAAAGAATGTGACACAGTATGAGCCAATGGTGAGAAAAATGGAAACGAATGTTCAGCAATTAAAAGATCAGATTGTTGGGTGGGAGAATGAACTTAAAACGCTTAAAGCTAGATCGAGAGTTAGTGAAGCTACAAGTAAATTAAATAAGCAAATAGCCAGAATAGATTCGTCTGACACACTTGCTAGATTAGAGAGAATGAGAGAGAAAGTTTCTGAGCAAGAGGCTTTGGCAGAGTCTTATGGAGATATCGCAGATAACATGAATACCTCCATAGACGATGAAATTGACAAGGCATTAGGGCCATCGGCACATACTAACTCCGATGCTTTAGCCAAATTAAAATCTAAAATGGCTTCTGCTAATTTGAATGAAGGTTCTAGTGAATCTAATCCAAAGCAAGATAATCCCTCTTCTTCGAATGCTGCACCTACGGGAGGAGGTATGAGCGACCTGGATAAACTTAAAGAAAAACTAAAGAATACTAATACAGAGGATTAA
- a CDS encoding J domain-containing protein, with amino-acid sequence MLDRIKDILKAELSDKVNRFTNFKSVGDLEIDEILENLKKQYNTTGNTETHQAEQESNYQYQETNSNTNTSSQTKEQEYYTVLEVPFGSDYPTIKKSYRKLMKVYHPDLYHNDKEKFEMAKEVSQKLNEAYVYFKNKYEK; translated from the coding sequence ATGTTAGATCGAATTAAAGATATTTTAAAAGCAGAATTAAGTGATAAAGTAAATCGCTTTACTAATTTCAAAAGTGTTGGAGACCTCGAAATTGATGAAATACTGGAGAATTTAAAAAAACAGTATAATACAACTGGTAATACTGAAACACATCAGGCAGAGCAAGAAAGCAATTATCAGTATCAGGAAACAAATTCTAATACCAACACAAGTTCTCAAACAAAAGAACAAGAATATTATACTGTTTTAGAAGTACCTTTTGGTTCTGATTATCCAACAATTAAGAAATCATACAGAAAATTAATGAAAGTCTATCATCCCGATTTGTATCATAATGACAAAGAAAAATTCGAAATGGCAAAAGAAGTTTCTCAAAAATTAAATGAGGCATATGTTTACTTTAAAAACAAATATGAGAAATAA
- a CDS encoding DUF6503 family protein: MKNAYLIAISFLLIVFNISCNNQQKNTGSTATSEETISNPPADGFNLSLSDEKAIEIADSVMSAMGGRKSWDDTRFISWNFFGARTLIWDKWTGYVRVENVQNDFKVLVNVNTLEGKVFKNGEEVTQPDSLQKYLNRGKEIWINDSYWLVMPFKLKDSGVTLKYVGEEIVMDKPSDVLELTFQDVGVTPQNKYKVYIDKETNLVNQWAYFKSYEDEEPGFILPWKNYKKHGEILLSGDRGPRQLTDIEVFEELPESIFTSLDAVNLSQFKSL, translated from the coding sequence ATGAAAAACGCATATCTGATTGCCATATCGTTCCTTTTGATTGTTTTTAATATATCTTGTAACAATCAACAGAAGAATACAGGTTCAACTGCAACTTCTGAAGAAACTATTTCTAACCCTCCGGCAGATGGCTTTAATCTATCATTATCTGATGAAAAAGCCATTGAGATTGCAGATAGTGTAATGTCTGCTATGGGTGGTAGAAAAAGCTGGGATGACACAAGATTTATTAGTTGGAATTTTTTTGGAGCTAGAACATTAATTTGGGATAAATGGACTGGCTACGTAAGGGTCGAAAATGTACAAAACGACTTTAAGGTTCTGGTAAATGTAAATACACTGGAAGGCAAAGTTTTTAAGAATGGTGAGGAAGTAACTCAACCAGACTCTTTACAGAAATATTTAAACAGAGGAAAAGAAATCTGGATTAACGATTCGTATTGGCTAGTTATGCCATTTAAGTTGAAAGATAGTGGCGTTACATTGAAGTATGTAGGAGAAGAAATTGTGATGGATAAACCTTCTGATGTATTAGAGTTGACTTTTCAAGATGTAGGAGTTACTCCGCAAAATAAATACAAGGTTTATATAGATAAGGAAACAAATCTTGTAAATCAATGGGCTTATTTTAAATCTTACGAAGACGAAGAGCCAGGATTTATTCTGCCTTGGAAAAATTATAAAAAACATGGCGAAATATTACTTTCTGGAGATAGAGGACCGAGACAGTTAACCGATATAGAAGTTTTTGAAGAATTACCCGAAAGCATTTTTACATCTCTCGATGCAGTTAATTTGAGTCAATTTAAATCTTTATAA
- a CDS encoding cyclic nucleotide-binding domain-containing protein, whose protein sequence is MLNPLKKTYSASDKQLFRFLQKNLLFERLEDNELAEFVPFLHLRSYKKNEAIFFRKDPSQAIYIIKSGEVALNLDIEDKFEELTRIGVAQSFGDNALLESTYRIYNAVCTTETSEIYVLATTNVLEIFENNVNIKAKMMTAMAENYEKQNVNLFRAYQESFGFFDLGRAFMKL, encoded by the coding sequence ATGCTAAACCCACTCAAAAAGACATATTCTGCAAGTGATAAGCAGTTATTCAGGTTCTTGCAGAAAAACCTTCTTTTTGAAAGGTTAGAAGATAATGAACTTGCTGAGTTTGTACCATTTCTTCATTTGAGAAGCTATAAAAAAAATGAGGCGATATTTTTCAGGAAAGATCCAAGCCAGGCCATTTATATTATTAAAAGTGGAGAAGTAGCTTTAAATCTTGATATTGAAGATAAATTTGAAGAATTAACTAGAATAGGGGTGGCTCAGTCATTTGGAGATAATGCACTTTTAGAATCTACTTATCGGATATATAATGCTGTTTGTACTACAGAAACCAGTGAGATATATGTACTTGCTACTACCAATGTGTTGGAGATTTTTGAAAATAATGTAAATATAAAAGCTAAAATGATGACGGCTATGGCCGAAAATTATGAAAAACAAAATGTAAATCTGTTTAGAGCTTATCAAGAATCTTTTGGGTTCTTCGATTTGGGTAGAGCTTTTATGAAGTTATAG
- the tilS gene encoding tRNA lysidine(34) synthetase TilS: MFLQSFKEHITVNKLFKPTSKVLITISGGVDSVVMTKLFFDAGFKFELAHCNFQLRGKDSEKDAEFVRNIAERYNVGFHIVRFETEKFANENQLSTQMAARELRYSWFKEIRKNFDFDCIATAHHANDQLETMLSNLSRGTGLSGLKGMPTDKNGFIRPMIFASKKDILDYAKLHKIKWREDSSNVSEKYKRNLIRRKVVPVLEQINPALVNQLIFTTERLSEAEKIVENAYVEFEKNAIEKINDKESRILIASLQSTSSPLLMLDEYLKKYGFVYRQTRQIIDHLENKTGKIFYSNKYELLVDRAFLVLREKKEISSEITEINENDNKIKFSNINLSFNTIALTTGYKIPKISNIGCFDHSQLNFPLKIRNWKEGDWFVPIGMKGKKKISDFLTDVKLNLFEKQNVKVLCSGEDIVWIIGYRPDNRFKITEHTKIIYKIEIF, from the coding sequence ATGTTTTTACAATCATTTAAAGAACACATAACTGTAAATAAATTATTTAAACCAACATCAAAAGTTTTAATTACTATAAGCGGAGGAGTAGATTCTGTTGTAATGACAAAACTTTTTTTTGATGCAGGGTTTAAGTTTGAATTAGCACATTGTAATTTTCAGCTAAGAGGAAAAGACTCCGAAAAAGATGCTGAGTTTGTACGAAATATAGCAGAAAGATATAATGTAGGTTTTCATATAGTGAGATTTGAAACCGAAAAATTTGCAAATGAAAACCAACTATCTACACAAATGGCAGCTAGGGAGTTAAGGTATAGCTGGTTTAAAGAAATTAGAAAAAATTTCGATTTTGATTGTATAGCTACAGCCCATCACGCAAACGACCAGTTAGAAACAATGCTTTCCAATCTTAGTAGGGGAACTGGTTTAAGTGGATTAAAAGGAATGCCGACGGATAAAAATGGCTTTATTAGACCAATGATATTTGCCTCTAAGAAAGACATTTTAGACTATGCTAAATTACATAAAATAAAATGGAGGGAAGATAGCTCAAATGTGTCTGAAAAGTATAAACGAAACCTAATTAGACGGAAGGTTGTACCAGTGTTAGAGCAGATTAATCCAGCATTAGTAAATCAACTTATTTTCACAACAGAGAGGCTTAGCGAGGCTGAAAAGATAGTTGAAAATGCCTATGTAGAGTTTGAGAAAAACGCAATTGAAAAAATTAATGACAAAGAAAGCAGAATATTAATAGCTAGTTTACAAAGCACATCATCGCCACTGTTGATGCTTGATGAATATCTTAAAAAATATGGATTTGTTTACAGACAAACTCGACAAATAATAGATCATTTAGAAAACAAAACAGGAAAAATATTTTATAGTAATAAATATGAACTGTTAGTAGATAGAGCATTCTTGGTATTAAGAGAAAAGAAAGAGATATCTAGTGAAATAACTGAAATTAATGAAAATGACAATAAAATTAAATTTTCAAATATAAATTTGAGTTTCAATACTATTGCTTTAACAACAGGTTATAAGATTCCCAAAATAAGTAATATTGGTTGTTTTGATCATTCTCAGTTAAACTTTCCACTTAAAATCCGCAATTGGAAAGAGGGAGATTGGTTTGTTCCGATTGGGATGAAAGGCAAGAAAAAAATAAGTGATTTTTTAACAGATGTAAAATTAAATCTTTTTGAAAAACAGAATGTAAAAGTTTTATGTTCAGGAGAAGATATAGTCTGGATTATTGGCTATAGACCAGATAATCGTTTTAAAATTACAGAACACACAAAAATCATATATAAAATTGAAATTTTTTGA